In Nitrospira sp., one genomic interval encodes:
- a CDS encoding four-helix bundle copper-binding protein: MASVTHSLEQHTIDCIHACTECARLCNTCADDMVGMPHEGTDDLMVRCIRLCRDCADICLLSAQWMGRKSAFALRICALCAEICELCAGLCEQHAPHHALCGDCAKECRRCAALCHQMVAETVPPASTGNA; encoded by the coding sequence ATGGCGTCCGTCACCCATTCACTTGAGCAACACACCATCGACTGCATCCATGCCTGTACGGAGTGCGCACGCCTATGTAATACATGCGCGGACGACATGGTCGGCATGCCGCATGAAGGCACGGACGACCTGATGGTTCGCTGTATCAGGCTCTGTCGCGACTGTGCGGACATCTGCCTCTTGTCCGCCCAATGGATGGGACGGAAGTCCGCATTCGCCCTCCGAATCTGCGCGCTCTGCGCGGAGATCTGCGAACTCTGCGCCGGGCTGTGCGAACAACATGCTCCGCACCATGCTCTGTGCGGGGACTGTGCGAAGGAATGTCGTCGCTGCGCCGCGCTCTGCCACCAGATGGTGGCGGAGACAGTGCCGCCGGCGTCGACAGGCAATGCGTGA